In a single window of the Gossypium hirsutum isolate 1008001.06 chromosome D02, Gossypium_hirsutum_v2.1, whole genome shotgun sequence genome:
- the LOC107910339 gene encoding factor of DNA methylation 1: MHLGRNLTHGDNFAVKRMRKLTQRRVVDYTSTVVRYMQGLPELLGIRTNIGLKRMGELDPKTFHDTCKSRFPPDEVEIQATTLYSSWQENLKNPYWHPIFRRN, translated from the exons ATGCACTTAGGCAGGAACTTGA cTCATGGTGACAATTTTGCTGTGAAAAGAATGAGAAAGCTGACCCAAAGGAGAGTTGTTGATTATACTAGTACTGTTGTGAGATATATGCAg GGTTTGCCAGAATTGTTGGGTATTCGCACTAATATTGGATTAAAGAGAATGGGAGAGCTTGATCCAAAGACTTTTCATGACACTTGTAAGTCGCGATTTCCTCCTGATGAAGTAGAAATTCAGGCCACTACTCTATACTCATCATGGCAGGAGAATCTGAAGAATCCATATTGGCATCCAATTTTTAGGAGAAACTAA
- the LOC107910338 gene encoding lysine-specific demethylase JMJ25 isoform X2 encodes MVSVIDDDDRVYCDNCNTSIVNFHRSCPDCLYDLCISCCHELRKGSQPGGNEAKSSHQLSAKRVNSRAMGSDDQIPAVAARNDWRAEEDGRIPCPPNGKGGCGRETLSLRRLFETNSVEQLIQSAEELTINFQLPDIEFSQGCSLCQTTCSAGNEAKNFEVRQAAHREKSHDNFVYCPNVMQLEDNSIQHFQTHWMRGEPVIVRNVLEKSSGLSWEPLVMWRAFIGAKKILKEEAKRVKAIDCLDWCEVLFWIRSIEKFGFKNFLRVEDIDTFMWCNIMHLDNVVIMWCTTNYVFG; translated from the exons ATGGTATCAGTGATAGATGATGATGATCGAGTGTATTG TGACAATTGCAATACATCCATTGTCAATTTCCATAGAAGCTGCCCTGATTGTTTATATGATCTATGTATATCATGCTGTCATGAACTTAGAAAAGGGTCTCAGCCTGGAGGGAATGAAGCAAAATCTTCTCACCAGCTGTCTgctaaaagagtaaatagtcgaGCTATGGGTTCAGATGACCAGATTCCTGCAGTGGCAGCAAGAAATGATTGGAGAGCTGAGGAAGATGGTAGGATTCCTTGTCCTCCAAATGGAAAGGGTGGTTGTGGTCGTGAGACACTTTCACTGAGACGCTTATTTGAAACTAATTCAGTTGAGCAACTGATTCAGAGTGCTGAGGAGCTCACCATTAATTTTCAGTTACCTGATATCGAGTTTTCTCAAGGCTGTTCTTTGTGTCAAACCACCTGCTCTGCAGGAAATGAAGCAAAAAACTTTGAAGTAAGGCAGGCAGCTCATAGAGAGAAAAGTCATGACAATTTTGTGTACTGCCCGAATGTAATGCAGTTGGAAGACAATAGCATTCAGCATTTTCAAACTCATTGGATGCGAGGTGAACCTGTTATTGTTAGAAATGTCCTTGAAAAAAGTTCTGGTCTTAGTTGGGAACCATTGGTTATGTGGAGAGCTTTTATAGGTGCAAAAAAGATATTAAAAGAGGAGGCTAAGAGGGTTAAAGCAATTGATTGCTTGGACTGGTGTGAGGTACTTTTTTGGAtaagaagcatagaaaaatttggcttcaaaaattttctcagggttgaagatattgatacttttatgtggtgtaatattatgcacttggacaatgttgttattatgtggtgtactactaattatgtatttggataa
- the LOC107910338 gene encoding lysine-specific demethylase JMJ25 isoform X1 yields the protein MVSVIDDDDRVYWYHLMLFDTKEKLVVFVIDNCNTSIVNFHRSCPDCLYDLCISCCHELRKGSQPGGNEAKSSHQLSAKRVNSRAMGSDDQIPAVAARNDWRAEEDGRIPCPPNGKGGCGRETLSLRRLFETNSVEQLIQSAEELTINFQLPDIEFSQGCSLCQTTCSAGNEAKNFEVRQAAHREKSHDNFVYCPNVMQLEDNSIQHFQTHWMRGEPVIVRNVLEKSSGLSWEPLVMWRAFIGAKKILKEEAKRVKAIDCLDWCEVLFWIRSIEKFGFKNFLRVEDIDTFMWCNIMHLDNVVIMWCTTNYVFG from the exons ATGGTATCAGTGATAGATGATGATGATCGAGTGTATTGGTATCACCTCATGCTCTTTGATACCAAGGAGAAACTTGTGGTTTTTGTTAT TGACAATTGCAATACATCCATTGTCAATTTCCATAGAAGCTGCCCTGATTGTTTATATGATCTATGTATATCATGCTGTCATGAACTTAGAAAAGGGTCTCAGCCTGGAGGGAATGAAGCAAAATCTTCTCACCAGCTGTCTgctaaaagagtaaatagtcgaGCTATGGGTTCAGATGACCAGATTCCTGCAGTGGCAGCAAGAAATGATTGGAGAGCTGAGGAAGATGGTAGGATTCCTTGTCCTCCAAATGGAAAGGGTGGTTGTGGTCGTGAGACACTTTCACTGAGACGCTTATTTGAAACTAATTCAGTTGAGCAACTGATTCAGAGTGCTGAGGAGCTCACCATTAATTTTCAGTTACCTGATATCGAGTTTTCTCAAGGCTGTTCTTTGTGTCAAACCACCTGCTCTGCAGGAAATGAAGCAAAAAACTTTGAAGTAAGGCAGGCAGCTCATAGAGAGAAAAGTCATGACAATTTTGTGTACTGCCCGAATGTAATGCAGTTGGAAGACAATAGCATTCAGCATTTTCAAACTCATTGGATGCGAGGTGAACCTGTTATTGTTAGAAATGTCCTTGAAAAAAGTTCTGGTCTTAGTTGGGAACCATTGGTTATGTGGAGAGCTTTTATAGGTGCAAAAAAGATATTAAAAGAGGAGGCTAAGAGGGTTAAAGCAATTGATTGCTTGGACTGGTGTGAGGTACTTTTTTGGAtaagaagcatagaaaaatttggcttcaaaaattttctcagggttgaagatattgatacttttatgtggtgtaatattatgcacttggacaatgttgttattatgtggtgtactactaattatgtatttggataa